The genomic window TTGACGGACAGCGCGCAAGCGCGTTCAAATGAGGTGGTGCATGCGTTCTTGGATGGTTACAGCGCTGGTCAGCAGCGCATTGCTGGTGGCCTGTGGCACCAATGTGGTCAACCCGGTCACGGGGCAAACAGAGCGCTCGGCGATGAGCGAAGAAGCCGAAGTCGCCGAAGGTGCCAAGGGGCACCAAGAGGTGTTGCAGGAATATGGTGTGGTGAACAACCCCGCGCTGCAGTCGTATGTCAATGCTCTGGGGCAGCGCCTGGCGGGGCAAAGCCACCGCAGCCAGTTGCAGTGGCGTTTTACGGTGCTGGACAGCCCGGAGATCAATGCCTTTGCACTGCCTGGCGGCTATGTCTATGTCACCCGCGGCATCATGGCGTACATGGACAGCGAGGCCGACTTGGCCGGTGTGATCGGCCATGAAATCGGCCACGTGACTGCGCGCCACGGCGCCCAGCGGGCCACCAGTCAGCAAAACGCCGGGCTCGGTGTGTTGGCCGCCAGCGTGCTGGGTGCGGTGGCAGAGGCTTACGGCGTCGCCGGTGCAGGGCAACTGGCAGGGCAGGTCTCCCAAAACGTGGCGGCAGGCTATATCGCCTCGTACGGTCGTGAGCAAGAGTTGCAGGCGGATGGCTTGGGGGCGGAGTACCTGTTTCGCACCCGCTATGACCCGCGCAACATGATTGACGTGATCAAGGTCTTGAAAAACCAGGAGCTGTTTGCCGCAGACCAGGCCAAAGCTGAAGGGCGCCCCGTACCCGCCAAGGGCGATTGGTTGTCCTCCCACCCCAGCAACGACCAGCGCTTGGAAACGATCAGCCGCCTGGCCGCGCAGTACCAGACCCGTGAGCGCTATGACGATGATGGCCGCAACCGCTATCTGCAGGCCATCCAAAGCATGAACTTTGGTGACAGCCCCGACCAGGGGCTGGTGCGGGGCCAGAACTTTTACCATGAGCCTCTTGGTTTGGCTCTTACCGCACCGGCGGGCTGGTATGTGCAAAACGAGCCGGAGCAACTCGCCTTTATCAACACCGCCCGTGATGCTGCGCTGCTGGTGCGTGTAGTGCCCTCTGCGGCTGGCAAGGCGCCGGCCGATGTGGTCCGCAACCTGCTCAAGCCTACACAGGGCCGCTTGGAGCCCACCACCATCAACGGGCTGCAAGCCTCCCGTTTCACCGGTGCGCGGGCAGGTGCCAACGGCAGCAGCATGCCGGTGGAGGCCACAGTGATCACCGGCCCCGGCGACCGGGTGTATTTGCTGCAATCCACGGCCAAGGATGCCAATGCCCTGGCCCGTGCGCGCGCAGGTTTGCGCGAGGCCGAGGGCAGCTTTCGCGCCCTGACAGCCCAAGACCGCGCTGCGGCCCGGCCATGGGTCATCAAGACGGCGCCGTACCCCAAGGGCGGGTTCGCTGAGCTCGCCAAAAACTCGCCGATTGCGCGCCCCGAGCAACAGTTGCGCCTGATCAACGGCTACTACGGCGGCGGTGAGCCTGCAGTGGGTCAGCTGGTCAAGGTCGTGGTTCCGAAGTAAAGTGCTATATTTTTAGGAGCGCATCGCGCATATTCTGCGAGCGCTAACGCCCATTTTGACCATGCCCCAACTCTCTATTTCCTCGCAGTTCGATGCCGGTGCCATTGAAGTGGTGCGTGCGGACGTGGCGCACGATATCCAACTGCGTATCCGCCCCGACACGGCTGCCGAGTTCGCCCAATGGTTTTACTTTTGCCTGCAGGGTGCAGCGGGTCAGGCGGCGACTTTGCGGTTCATGAATGCCTCCGAATCCGCCTACCCTAGAGGCTGGGAGGGGTACCAGGTGCTGGCTAGCGAAGACCGTCAGCACTGGCGGCGCATAGACACCCACTACGACGGCACCGTGATGACCGCCCGCGTCACACCGCAGGCCAATGCCATTTACTTCGCGTATTTCGAGCCGTACTCTTACGAGCAGCATCTCGACTTGCTGGCTGCTGCGAGCGCTTCTCCGCTGGTCACCTTGCAGCGATTGGGCAGTACCGTGCAGGGGCGCGATATGAGCCTGCTGCGCATTGCAGACCCCCATACCCAACTTCTGGAGGCCGAAAAAAAGAATGTGTGGCTCATCGCCCGCCAGCACCCCGGCGAGACGATGGCGGAGTGGTTCATCGAAGGCTTTCTGGAGCGCCTGCTGGATGCCGATGACTCGGTGAGTCGCACGTTGTTACAGCGCTGCAATTTCTATGTGGTGCCCCACATGAATCCGGATGGCGCGGTGCTGGGTAACCTGCGCACCAATGCCGCCGGCGCCAACCTGAACCGCGAGTGGGCGGCCCCCAGCATGGAGCGCTCACCCGAAGTCGCTTTGGTGCGCCAGGCCATGGAGTCCACCGGCGTGGACCTGTGCCTGGACGTGCACGGGGATGAGGCGCTGCCTTGCAACTTTGTGGTCGGCTCCGAGGGCACACCGGGTTACACCCCGCGTATTGCCGAGCTGGAAGACGACTTCAAAACCGACTGGATGCGCACCTGCCCCGACTTCCAGGACACCCTCAACTACGGCCGCGTGCCGGCCGGTCAGGCCAACTTGTCCCTGGCCACCAACTGGATCGCCCAGCGATTCGGCTGCATGGCCCTGACGATCGAGATGCCCTTCAAAGACAACGTCAACCTGCCCGACCCTACCACCGGTTGGAGCGGCCAGCGCTCCAAGAAGCTAGGGGCCAGCGTGCTGCAGCCGCTGCTGCAGTGGTCAGTCTAGAGCCCGGTTAGTGCCCATGCGGTTCCGCCGGCGCACGGCGGCGCCCATCAGCCCCAAGCCTGCCAGCAGCAGGGCATAGGTTTCGGGTTCAGGTACAGCAGCTGCCATCTGCCCGTATTGGATGTGGTCCACCTCAATACCGCCCCCGCTATTTTTGATGGTGATGGAGCGAATGCCGCCGGCGAACTGCACGCCGAAAAATCGATCTTCGGCGGTGCCGGCGGCAAAGCTGCCATCAGGAAAACTGCTGGAACTGATGCTGCCCAAACTCTGTCCGTCGGCATCCATTGCACTAAAGGTAACGGTGCCTGCGCCATCGGTCCAAACCAGTCCGAACGCTGTCGGCAAAGCGCCAGCACCCTGGAAAGTGAATGTGGCACCTGAGTTGCCATTGCCATTGAACCAGCTTACACAGCGCCCTGCAGTTTGAGGGCCGCAGGTGCCATTCAGCACGCCATCGTCGCTGTCCACAGAGTCGCGGATCCCAGCAAAGCCGGCAGCCAATACTGACCCTCCCCCGCTACCGATCAGAGAGGAGTGGAGGCTGCCGTCCTCCAAATTGTCGAGCACAGTGGCACCTGCTGCTGAATAGAAGCCAATAGGAATGTCCGAGGACGACAAATAGGGCGTTGGCCCAAAAAATACGCTTGGGCTGGCAGGCGTTGCTGCCATTGCGGCGGTAGCACTGCAGAGCAGGGCCGCCAAAAGAGTGGATTTGAATTTGAAGATGGTGTGCGACATGGATGTTTCCCCTGAAAAAGTTGTTGGGTAGAGCGCCTGGGTGTGATGCGAATCTTCTTTTTGTCTCTGGTTGTCCGACAGTCAAAACCTGGAGATGACCAGATTTACTGCGTTCTAAGCGTCGCTGTTACGACGCCGCACGGCGGCGCCCATCAGCCCCAAGCCTGCCAGCAGCAGGGCATAGGTTTCGGGTTCCGGCACCGGAGCCAGTGCTTCCGTGTACACCACGTTGTCTATGGCAAAGCTGCTGCTGCAGCAAAGGGCGCCTTCAAAAACAATGCGGTTAAACGCTTGGCTTGACGTGAAGCCGATGAACTGCAAAGTGCCTATGGGGGCTGTTGGTGGCAGGTAGCTACCGAGGTGGCTGTACGAGCCGTAGCCTGCCAAGCCGGCTGCGTCAATCCGGATGCTGGAGTAGGGCCGACCGGTCGGGTTCATGCCTGCGAACCAGGCGCCAAAAGCAACGACCGGTCTGTCGAAAACCAAATCCGCCCACGTGGACGTGGTGTTCACAAACAGGTTGCTGGTTCCATCCACGCTGTAACTGAGATTGGGCGCATCCACAGAAATGCTGTTGTGCGCTGTGAAGGCCCCGAGGTTCAGGTTGTTGGCAGGTTGATCCACAGTTAGGGCGTTAAAAGTTTCCGCCTGAACGGGGCCGGTTGCATTCAAAAAACTGGCCTGATCGCTGTAAACCGTCAAGGGAGAGCGGGCTGCGGCCTGTGCCGTAGTGCTCAGCCACAGGAGGAGAGTGAGTGCAATCGTTCTTTGGAAGATGGACTGGATAGCTGACATGTGGGCTCCCTGTGTGTTGTCGAGTTTTGCGCGACAGTGGTTGATGACGGGAGACTAAAAGTTGCAATGGCGGGTCGCAATGCGCCTGCATGCGTAGACGGCGCTGGTTTCATACGCACTTGTGCGTATGAAACGCACGGATGGGCTTGCTGTTAGTCCGGTCGGACTATGCCGGTAGAAATTGCATGGAATTCAACGCTGGGCACGTTGTGCTTGTCTTGTCGATTGATAAGAATCTGTAACACGTCCCCTTACTCTCAAGAGGCTGAGCTCCATGACCCGACAAGCGCAGGCAATGACTCTCCAGGCTTTCCAGGAGCAGGCCTTCGCTCGGCATTTGTTGATTGATTTACCGTTTCCGATTACAGGTGCACTTCTCTTGGTAGTGGTATGTGTCGGGCTGCTGCTGGGCAAAGCAGCTGTTTGGCTGATCGCACTCTGGACTGTCTGGACTCTTGCAACGGTTGGTGTGCGCGTCTGGATTGAGGCGCAGATGCGCAGGCGGCTCCATGAGCATGGCGTGCACAAAACGATCCTGCATCAATACGCGTGGCCGTCAGTGCCGACGGGGGCTGTATCCGGCGTGTTCGCCTGTTTGTACTTTGATGCGCAAGATCCCGTCACGATGATGGTTCTTGCGACGTATATGACGGTGATCGTTGTGGGAGCCGTGGTGCCGACCTCGGTGTACCTGCCGACTTTTTTCTTGTTTGTCCTTTCCACGCATCTGCCCTATTTGTTTTTGCTGATTCGCGCGGGTAGCGAAGAGCACTTCATGCTGGTCGGTTTGAACGTGCTGTTTCTGGTCGTCACCTCACAATATGCGTATGCAGCGAATCGAATGCATCGGGAGTCGATCCGACTGCGCTTCGAAAATCAGCAGTTGATTGCGGACTTGGGCGAGCGCAAAGCTGCCGCAGAGAGCGCGTCCAAAACCAAGTCACTGTTCTTGGCCGGCGTGAGTCACGATCTCAAGCAGCCGATACGTGCGATCGGTTTGTACCTTGGCGTTTTGCGGCATACAGAGCCTCCAGATAAGGTCAGCGTTCTGGAGAGCGTGACTCCAAAAATGGAAAAAGCCCTCAGCGAACTTCACGGGCAGGTCAGTCGCTTGCTCGAGCTGTCGCGTCTGGAGTCTGGTGCGCTGCGACTGCATATAGAGCAAGTGTCTCTGGCGGGGCTGTTTGCCGGGTTGCTTACGCTGTTCGAACATCAGGCTGCTGCGAAAGGGATCCGTTTGCGCTTTGCAAATTTGGACAGTCTTCGTTGCAAGTCGGTGTGGGTTGATCGGCGGATGCTCGAATCGATTTTGCAAAATCTCATCAGCAATGCCATCAAGCACACGGGTGCGGGCGTGGTGTACGTGGGGGTGCGTCGCAGGACTCTGTATCGCGAAGGCGGGCAACTGTGTATTGAGGTTCGAGACAGTGGGTGTGGCATACCACTGCCGCAACAGGCGTACTTGTTTGATGCTTATCGCAGTTTTGACGACCGCAAGGCCAGCGATAGCCATGGCCTCGGCTTGGCAATCGCCAAGGCACAAGCCACTTACCTGGGGGCAGACATCACGTTGCGAAGCGCGCCCGGGCGGGGTTCTGTGTTTACCCTGTGTGGCGTGAGTACTCGCAACCAAAACGTGCCGGTAGACTTTCCCTGATGCCGGCACATGGCGTTACAGCTCGCCGGGAGTGGTGGTTCCGCTCTGTGTGCGGATCGCATAGGCGGCCATTTCTGCGCTGTTGCGGATACCGAGCTTGTTGCGCAGATTCTCCCGGTGTTTGCGGACTGTGCCTTCGCTGATGTTGAGCTTCAGGCTTATCTCCTTGCTGGTCAGGCCGTCACCCACCAATTGCAGGATGGTTGTTTCGCTGCTGGTGAGCTTGTGTTCAGTATTCTGGGATTCGGCGTCATCGACAAAGAGACTGGCGATATCAGCGCTGATGTAGCGCCTACCCTTTGCAACTCTTCGGATGGCAAGCAGCAGTTCGCTACCGCTCTCGTTCTTCGGCAAATACCCTGCTGCGCCCAGCGCAAGTGCCGCCCTTACCGAGCCAGAGTCCATGCGTGCAGTCACCACGAGGGTGCGGGTTGCAGACTTTGCGGCTTGGAGCTCTCGCATCACTCCCAAGCCATCAAGCCCCGGCATACCAAGATCCAACAGGAGGATATCGGGCTGAAGGTGTGCTGCCAGTTCTACTGCCTCTTGGCCACTGGGTGCGACACCCACGCAGTGCATGTCGGTTTGGCTGGAGAGCAGCATCTGCAACGCGTCTGCGAGCATGGCGTGATCTTCAGCAATCAATATGCGGATGGGTGACATGGCAAAAGCGTTTCGGGGGGCGGGTTATCCGTGTAGTGGCCGTTCAAACTAGAAATCGCGCGGACCCAGTCTGAGCAGCCGTCACACCAATTACTTGCCGTTCACACCCAACAACTCCACCTCAAACACCAGCGTTGCGTTCGGGGGGATCACGCCACCCGCGCCACGGGCACCGTAAGCGATGTCCGGCGCGCAGGTCAGCTTGGCTTTGCCGCCGGTTTTCATGCGCTGCACACCCTCGGTCCAGCACGGGATCACGCCATTGAGCGGGAAATCAATCGGCTGGCCGCGCTTGTACGAGCTGTCGAATTCACGACCATCCGGAAAAGTGCCTTTGTAATGCACGGTCACCTTGTCAGTGGCTTTGGGGCTGGCCCCGGTGCCTTCTTTGAGGCTGCGGTACACCAGCCCGCTGGCGGTGACGACGGCGCCATCTTCTTTGGCAGCGGCTGCCGTGACAGCGTTTTGGGCAAATGCGCCCTGGGCCAACAAGGCCAGAGCAACACAGGAAATACGGAGGCTGGTTTTCATAGTGGGTCGTAGAGTGAGGTTGAAAATCAAATGGGTGTCGGAACAGACTTGCCAAATTTTTACGCAAGGCGCCCATATCGCGCAACAATGGCTGCCATGAAGTTGTACCCCATTTTGTCTGCGCTTTCGCCGCACGATGTGGTCGAAGCCCCGCCCCGTGAAGGGCTTGCCTCCCAATTAGAGATGATTCATCGTCTGGTCAGCACGCGCGTCGCGGTGGTCGACCGGATTGCGGTCGTCGCTCACGATGTGCAGACCGGGCTCTTGAAAACCTTGGTCAGCAGTAGCCACGACGATGGCCGCCCGCTGCACCACGAGGTCGCACTGGCCGATGTGCCTACCCTCAGCGCTATGGCCCGGCAGCGGGGCACGCGGGTGATCCACGACATAGCCAGAGACTTCCAGTCTTCTTCCCACAGCACCTGGCTCAAGCTCCACCATTACCAGTCCAGCGTGACCACGCCCATTTATCAGGGCAATGAATTGGCAGGCTTCCTGTTTTACGATGCCAAGCAGCTCCATGCATTTACCGACGCTGATGTGGAGGAATTGGTCGAATTCACCGATCTGATTGCCCACCTGTTTTTGACGCAACGCCGTTTAGCCCGCGGCATTGTGAGCGCGATTCAGGTGGCGGTGGATATGGCCCGCTCCCGGGACTTCGAGACCGGTCAGCACCTGGAGCGCATTGCGTATTACTCGCGCATCATGGCGCGTGCCCTGGCGCAGAGCCACGGCCTGAGTGACGAGTACATCGAGTACTTGGAGTTGTTCTCACCGCTACACGACATCGGCAAAGTGGGAATCCCGGATCACATCCTGCTCAAGCCCGGCAGGTTGGATGCGGAGGAATACGAGATCATGAAGCGCCATGTGCCCATGGGCGAAAGCATCATCCGTCGCATCAGCCAGGACTTGGGGCTGGTGGGCAGCCTGCAGGAGCAGGTCATGCGCAACATTGTGGCGACCCACCACGAACGTGGTGATGGGTCCGGTTATCCCCGCGGGCTCACGATGGACCAGATTCCCCTGGAGGGACGCATTGTGGCGGTGGCGGACGTGTACGACGCGCTCAGTAACCGGCGTGCCTACAAGGACTCCTGGAATGACGACGCCGTGTGCACCGAGCTGCGTGCAGAGGCGGCAAAGGGTTTGCTGGACAAGACCTGTGTCGAGGCGCTGCTGGCCGCCACGGACGAAAGGGCGTCGATCAAGCTGCGTTTTGCGGATGCACGGGTCGCTGACGACTACGCCTAAAGGGGCATTTATGGGCGTGCCTGCTGTTGGCGAACAGGTCTGAAAAAATGGCCCCATGAAAAATTTGCAGCATTGGTTTCGTGGCCTTCTCTTTGTGTCACTTGCGTGGTCCGCGGCATTCGCTGCTGGTGCCGTGAATGCCAGTGGTGCTGGAGCAGAGTTGAAGCCCGGCAGCGTGGTACTGGTCCGCCATGCCTTGGCACCCGGTGTGGGTGACCCCGCGCAATTCGTGTTGAATGACTGCAGCACCCAGCGCAACCTCAATGACGAGGGGCGGGCGCAAGCGGTGCGCATTGGCAAGTTTTTCCGGCAGCTCCCGGTGCCCGTTGAGGCGGTCTGGTCCTCCCAATGGTGCCGGACCCGTGAAACCGCCGACCTCGCTTTCCCGGGCCAGCGCTTGGACCAGGCTGCATTCAATTCATTTTTCGGTGAGCTGGATGCTGCCCCGACCCAAACCCAAGCTGCCCGGGCATTGCTCAACGCCTGGGCGGGCAAAGGGCTCTTGGTGGTGGTGACCCACCAAGTCAACATCACCGCCATTACCGGCGTGGTACCTGCATCCGGCGAGGCGGTGGTGCTCGGCCGGCGCAATGGTGTCTGGGCCGTGACGGGGCGCCTCACACCCTGATCAGATGCGCCGTGTGAGCCACACGCCGATCATCGAGCCAGCGCCAATCGCTCTGCACCACGCCCTGACACCCCAGCCCGGTGCTGCGACCAGTTTGTTGCTCGCCTCCTCAAGGTGTTCTCGCTCGTCGTTGCGGCAATCGCTCAAGAGCCTTTGCAGCGTGGCGGCTTCGGGTCGGCCCGCAATCCGGTCCAGTTGGTCTTGGTAGTGTTTATCGACAAAGGTCTCGATCGCCGCAACAGTGGCATACACCGCAGGCGGTCCGACCAGCGCCGGCAGTGCGCCGGTCACAAAACCTGCGAGCCTCCAAAGGGGTAGCAGCCAGCTGCGGCGCAGGGGAGGCAGCAAGGCGTTCATGACTTCCAGGTGTTCTTGTTCAGTCTGCAGGTGGCGCCGCGCGAGCTCTTGAATGTCGGGGTGGCGCGAGGCCCACAGCATGCCGCGGTACACCGCAACGGCGCCGGTCTCGCCCGCATGGTCTGAGCGCAGGTCGGCCACCATGTCGGCGGGCAAGTGCGCCAGCTCAGCGGCCCGCACCCACTGTTGCAAATGGGGCCTGAAGCGCAAAAAGTGGACATAGGCCCACTCGAGCACCGGAGTCACCCCCGGCAACCGCCCGAATCGACCCAGCCAGCGCCAGCCCGGCATGGCCAGCCACAAAGACACAAAAGCGGCCGCGCCACTGAGCATGCGCCCGTCTGCCTGCCGCACATGGAAACGTGCCAGCAAACGCGCTTGCTCTGCAGGCTCCAGCCCACTGTGCACTTCGCTCACATCCAGCCACTGCACCGGCTGCAAAGACGCTAAGGACTGGTAGAGCCCGATCTCACGTCGACACAAGGGGCAGGAGCCATCGAACATGACCGTGAGCCCGTCGCACGAGCGTTCAGCGGGTGGGGCGGCTGCGTGCTCAGGGGCCGTTGATGGTGTCGGGGAAGAGGGGCGGATCGCTGCGGGCATGGGCTGCTCAAGAGCGCCAGAACATGCTGGCAGCCCCGGTTGTAGCGCAATGCCGCAGGCCTTGTTTGCGACGCGGGTTTAGGGAACCCGCCATGTCCACTTGGTGCGGGTCAGGCTGGCGCGGCGGTGGCCGCTTCGTGCGAGTTCGAGCCAGTCAATCTCGTGCACCTGCAGCTTGATGAGTGCGAGGTGGTGGGCTCCGCCGGGGCTCCCGGCGCGCGCGTCGGCTGCCGCTTCCAGTGCTGCACCCGGTGCCTGAGCCGACAGGTAGTCCCCAGCGGCTGCGGAGGTACTGATACGTGCCCACACCGCGTCCACCTCCGGGCCGCTGCGCACCACAGTGGCTTGCGCCCGCACACGGAGCTGCCAGCTCAATCGCTTGCTCCAGAACACCAGGCTCACCTGAGGGGCGGCCTCCAGCTCGGCGACTTTGGGGCTGCGGCTGTCGGTGTAGATGTGCAACACGGCTTGCCCGGCATCGGCGTGGCGCAACACGACAGTGCGTGCTTGCGGCGCACCATCCACCCCCAGAGTGGCCAGCACAGGTGTGCGCCACTCGTGGTGCCGGTCAGGTACTGCGCGCTGTAACTCCTGCCAAATGCGGTGGCGGATCTCCGATTCGCTCAAAAGAGGTGTGTCCACAGGTACGGGCTGCCGGTGGCAGTGCTGGAAATGAGGGGCCCATGATATCGGCGCGCCCCCGGGGCTGTAGTCGGAGGGGCAAGTTTAGAAAAACAGCGTTTTTCAGTTCTGCAGCCCCCGGCGCATGGAACAATATTTGCTCAGTCGTTGATATCAACACGCGATGTCGAGGCCATTCCCGCAGAGGAAAGCCCATCCGTTTTCAGGGAGCGGTTTTGTACACGACGGTTCACCTGCGGCTCGACGCCGCGACTTTGGTTTTCGCCATCAGCCTCTTGGCGTTCAGTCTCGCCATCCTCTGTGCGCTGCTCGCGCGGGGCAGTGGCTCTAGGCGTTTGGGTTTGCATGAGTGGTCTGCAAGTCTGGCCCTGGCTTCGCTTGCTTTTTTCCTGTTCTTTTTTCGGGGGACTGGCCCCTGGGTTTTGACCTATCTGCTTGCTAACCTGACGATGTTGGCCGTGGTGCCACTCACCATGCTGGCCTACGCCAAGCTCTTGAAGGTCTCGGCGCCCTTGAGCAGCATGGTTTTGAGCGGTGCGGTTGGCTTGTCGGGTGTTTTGGCGGTGTTTTTCCTGGAAACCGCGCCCGAGTTCGGGGTTTTCTCCATGTCGATGGCGATGGGTTTTCAGCTGGTGTTGGCGGCGTGGATGGTGAGGGGCGCACGCGGGCGCTCTGGGGCGCATTGGCGAAGGGTGTTGAATCTGATGCACGGCCTGGGTGCACTGGTGTTCTTTGTCAGGGCGGGCATGGCACTGAACGGGAATGCCGTGCAGGTGTCGACGGTTGCGAACTCTCCTACGCAGATCGTGGCGCTGTGTGTGGGGGCTTTGTATTTCACGGTGGTGACGGTGGTGTTTGTTGTGATGGTGAGTGAGCGCATGCACTCCGAGATGCGCGACCGCTTGCGCCGCGATGGCCTGACGGGTCTCTACACCCGCACCGCTTTCTTTGAAATGGTCTCCACCAAGGCGGCCCGCTTGCAAGCGCAGGGCTATGCACTGGTGATGGTGGATATGGACAACTTCAAGCGCATCAACGACAACTTCGGCCATGCCGGTGGAGACGCGGTGCTGGCACATGCCGCCCGCATGCTGTCGCAGTGGACCCGGCTGTCAGACATCGCGGTGCGCTACGGCGGGGAGGAGTTTTGTGTGCTGCTACACGCCTGCTCTGCCGAAGAGGCAGGCCGCTTTGCCCGGCGCTTGGTGGACGAGGCGGGCAAGCAATCTGTGCGCATGAAAGATGGGCGCAATGTGCGCTTTACGTTCTCAGTCGGCTACGCGTGTGCCCCGGCCGGGCAAACCAGCCATAGCGTCGAGTCGCTGGAGGCGGTGATCGACCAGGCTGATCAGGCGCTTTATGCCGCCAAGGCGGCCGGTCGTAATCAGGTGCAGGCTTTTACAGGAAGGCCGGTGCACGGGGTGTAACGCCTGTACTTCATTAAAAAGCCCCGAACATCATCCGATGTCGGGGCTTGGCGTACATTTTGCTATTAATTAAGTAGCGTATTGTGGCCCTTTTACGAGGGTTGGAGGCCGATTTGCCTCCTGTTCTCGGTTGGCCTTACACCAGCAGCGCATTCACTCGCTTCACGTACTCGGCGGGGT from Rhodoferax potami includes these protein-coding regions:
- a CDS encoding demethoxyubiquinone hydroxylase family protein, which translates into the protein MPAAIRPSSPTPSTAPEHAAAPPAERSCDGLTVMFDGSCPLCRREIGLYQSLASLQPVQWLDVSEVHSGLEPAEQARLLARFHVRQADGRMLSGAAAFVSLWLAMPGWRWLGRFGRLPGVTPVLEWAYVHFLRFRPHLQQWVRAAELAHLPADMVADLRSDHAGETGAVAVYRGMLWASRHPDIQELARRHLQTEQEHLEVMNALLPPLRRSWLLPLWRLAGFVTGALPALVGPPAVYATVAAIETFVDKHYQDQLDRIAGRPEAATLQRLLSDCRNDEREHLEEASNKLVAAPGWGVRAWCRAIGAGSMIGVWLTRRI
- a CDS encoding response regulator transcription factor, which translates into the protein MSPIRILIAEDHAMLADALQMLLSSQTDMHCVGVAPSGQEAVELAAHLQPDILLLDLGMPGLDGLGVMRELQAAKSATRTLVVTARMDSGSVRAALALGAAGYLPKNESGSELLLAIRRVAKGRRYISADIASLFVDDAESQNTEHKLTSSETTILQLVGDGLTSKEISLKLNISEGTVRKHRENLRNKLGIRNSAEMAAYAIRTQSGTTTPGEL
- a CDS encoding M48 family metalloprotease, which encodes MRSWMVTALVSSALLVACGTNVVNPVTGQTERSAMSEEAEVAEGAKGHQEVLQEYGVVNNPALQSYVNALGQRLAGQSHRSQLQWRFTVLDSPEINAFALPGGYVYVTRGIMAYMDSEADLAGVIGHEIGHVTARHGAQRATSQQNAGLGVLAASVLGAVAEAYGVAGAGQLAGQVSQNVAAGYIASYGREQELQADGLGAEYLFRTRYDPRNMIDVIKVLKNQELFAADQAKAEGRPVPAKGDWLSSHPSNDQRLETISRLAAQYQTRERYDDDGRNRYLQAIQSMNFGDSPDQGLVRGQNFYHEPLGLALTAPAGWYVQNEPEQLAFINTARDAALLVRVVPSAAGKAPADVVRNLLKPTQGRLEPTTINGLQASRFTGARAGANGSSMPVEATVITGPGDRVYLLQSTAKDANALARARAGLREAEGSFRALTAQDRAAARPWVIKTAPYPKGGFAELAKNSPIARPEQQLRLINGYYGGGEPAVGQLVKVVVPK
- a CDS encoding FKBP-type peptidyl-prolyl cis-trans isomerase, giving the protein MKTSLRISCVALALLAQGAFAQNAVTAAAAKEDGAVVTASGLVYRSLKEGTGASPKATDKVTVHYKGTFPDGREFDSSYKRGQPIDFPLNGVIPCWTEGVQRMKTGGKAKLTCAPDIAYGARGAGGVIPPNATLVFEVELLGVNGK
- a CDS encoding PEP-CTERM sorting domain-containing protein translates to MSAIQSIFQRTIALTLLLWLSTTAQAAARSPLTVYSDQASFLNATGPVQAETFNALTVDQPANNLNLGAFTAHNSISVDAPNLSYSVDGTSNLFVNTTSTWADLVFDRPVVAFGAWFAGMNPTGRPYSSIRIDAAGLAGYGSYSHLGSYLPPTAPIGTLQFIGFTSSQAFNRIVFEGALCCSSSFAIDNVVYTEALAPVPEPETYALLLAGLGLMGAAVRRRNSDA
- a CDS encoding M14 family metallopeptidase → MPQLSISSQFDAGAIEVVRADVAHDIQLRIRPDTAAEFAQWFYFCLQGAAGQAATLRFMNASESAYPRGWEGYQVLASEDRQHWRRIDTHYDGTVMTARVTPQANAIYFAYFEPYSYEQHLDLLAAASASPLVTLQRLGSTVQGRDMSLLRIADPHTQLLEAEKKNVWLIARQHPGETMAEWFIEGFLERLLDADDSVSRTLLQRCNFYVVPHMNPDGAVLGNLRTNAAGANLNREWAAPSMERSPEVALVRQAMESTGVDLCLDVHGDEALPCNFVVGSEGTPGYTPRIAELEDDFKTDWMRTCPDFQDTLNYGRVPAGQANLSLATNWIAQRFGCMALTIEMPFKDNVNLPDPTTGWSGQRSKKLGASVLQPLLQWSV
- a CDS encoding PEP-CTERM sorting domain-containing protein; protein product: MSHTIFKFKSTLLAALLCSATAAMAATPASPSVFFGPTPYLSSSDIPIGFYSAAGATVLDNLEDGSLHSSLIGSGGGSVLAAGFAGIRDSVDSDDGVLNGTCGPQTAGRCVSWFNGNGNSGATFTFQGAGALPTAFGLVWTDGAGTVTFSAMDADGQSLGSISSSSFPDGSFAAGTAEDRFFGVQFAGGIRSITIKNSGGGIEVDHIQYGQMAAAVPEPETYALLLAGLGLMGAAVRRRNRMGTNRALD
- a CDS encoding HD domain-containing phosphohydrolase; this translates as MKLYPILSALSPHDVVEAPPREGLASQLEMIHRLVSTRVAVVDRIAVVAHDVQTGLLKTLVSSSHDDGRPLHHEVALADVPTLSAMARQRGTRVIHDIARDFQSSSHSTWLKLHHYQSSVTTPIYQGNELAGFLFYDAKQLHAFTDADVEELVEFTDLIAHLFLTQRRLARGIVSAIQVAVDMARSRDFETGQHLERIAYYSRIMARALAQSHGLSDEYIEYLELFSPLHDIGKVGIPDHILLKPGRLDAEEYEIMKRHVPMGESIIRRISQDLGLVGSLQEQVMRNIVATHHERGDGSGYPRGLTMDQIPLEGRIVAVADVYDALSNRRAYKDSWNDDAVCTELRAEAAKGLLDKTCVEALLAATDERASIKLRFADARVADDYA
- a CDS encoding sensor histidine kinase; this encodes MTRQAQAMTLQAFQEQAFARHLLIDLPFPITGALLLVVVCVGLLLGKAAVWLIALWTVWTLATVGVRVWIEAQMRRRLHEHGVHKTILHQYAWPSVPTGAVSGVFACLYFDAQDPVTMMVLATYMTVIVVGAVVPTSVYLPTFFLFVLSTHLPYLFLLIRAGSEEHFMLVGLNVLFLVVTSQYAYAANRMHRESIRLRFENQQLIADLGERKAAAESASKTKSLFLAGVSHDLKQPIRAIGLYLGVLRHTEPPDKVSVLESVTPKMEKALSELHGQVSRLLELSRLESGALRLHIEQVSLAGLFAGLLTLFEHQAAAKGIRLRFANLDSLRCKSVWVDRRMLESILQNLISNAIKHTGAGVVYVGVRRRTLYREGGQLCIEVRDSGCGIPLPQQAYLFDAYRSFDDRKASDSHGLGLAIAKAQATYLGADITLRSAPGRGSVFTLCGVSTRNQNVPVDFP
- a CDS encoding histidine phosphatase family protein, producing MKNLQHWFRGLLFVSLAWSAAFAAGAVNASGAGAELKPGSVVLVRHALAPGVGDPAQFVLNDCSTQRNLNDEGRAQAVRIGKFFRQLPVPVEAVWSSQWCRTRETADLAFPGQRLDQAAFNSFFGELDAAPTQTQAARALLNAWAGKGLLVVVTHQVNITAITGVVPASGEAVVLGRRNGVWAVTGRLTP